From Pirellulaceae bacterium:
CCACTTGCTCTTCCCAAAAAACGGACGAAAGTACAACCATCGTCCAGCCCAAATAGCCTTCACCCAGCTTTTGTTTGTCGAGCAGTTCCCGAGCTATCTGCTCCATGTTGTCTTTGGTCAGGGGAACCGATTTGTCGATTTTCGCGACAATGTCGCGGCATTGTTGACGCAAGTCGTCACGCAACTCACGCGACTCAGGCACCAACTTTAAATGGGCCGTCTTGCGACGCCGTGATTTTTTCTTGCGTTCGCCATCAGGTTGTGTTGAGTTTACTCGAGGTGCCGGTGCCGTAGCCAAGTTGCCGCCCTTCGCTTAGTGAGTGAGTTGAGCTGGAGTGAGTTTTCGGTCGGCGGGTGGAATCATCTGTCGCACGGCGGAACCGAGTGTTGAAACCAGAAAAATCAACGGGTACAAGTCTTCATAATACCAAAGCTTGGCGAAGTAAAAACCGATTGGGCTGGGTTGTCGATGGCGATTCGCGTTAACTTCTTCTAACAGCCAAGCAATGCCGGTTTCTACGGATTTTTTTACTCGCTCGTCGCGATGCATCTCAGGCAGCAATGCTTCTACCGCCAGAGCTGTTTCTTCGATACTACTCAACAGCTGAGATTCACCCGAATCCAGGTCCCGTAAGCCACCTCCCCAGCCTCCGTCAAGATTTTGTAAATTTAACAGGCCAATACGTCCTTTTTGGGCCAATGGGTGATCCGACTTACCCAGATCTGTGAAGCCCCGCAACACCTTGGCGGTTCCATAAATCGGGTTTTCGTCATTGGTGCGATCTTGGTTGCCAAACCAAAGCGGCGTCCAGGTCCCATCTGGCAGCTGTTTACGCCCCAAAAATCGCAGGCCGCGTTGGACGGCCTGGTTCCATTCGGACGGCTCGATGAGATGGTGCCACGCTTGCAGGGCTCGCAAGGCGTGCGCTGTTAGATCGCTTCCGCTACGGTCGAATGGCAGCTTCCCCCAACCCCGGCAGAAGGTCGGCCAGCCTCCATCTCGATTTTGTAGATCCAGCAGCCATTGGATGCCAGCCCTGGCTGCCGAAATAATTTTCTGTTTTTTTTCATCGGTGGTTGTGTCCAAGTCGACGACTTTCCGAAGAGCCAAGAGCGCGCCCGGTGTGTCATCCGAATCTGGGACCGCACCGCTCAGGTCCGACCAGCCCCAGCCTCCCGGGGCTGCGCCGGTGAATGGATGAGGTGACAAGTGCTGGCAACTCAGCAACCAGTCGATACACGTATCAAGCTTTTCCTCGGCGAAGTCTTGCATTCCAAGCGCATTGAGTGCCAGGGAAGTGTTCCAGGTCGACAGGTTGGTGTCGATCGGCCAGGAGCCGTCTTCACGAGCTGAGGCCAATAAAAACTCGACGCCTTTTTCAACCACGGGATGTTGAACTTTGCCTGCTGCTGCCAAGCTCATCACCACGAAGCTGGTTAATGGAATTGCTTCCAAATAGCCCCCGCTTTCGGGTTGCATTCGTTCCAGCACTTCTAGGCTCGGCTGCAAGGCCAGGTTGCGGGTGATGCGCGAAATAGGATTCCAGGGAGGGCGGTGATGGAAGCGGACCTGACCAATCGCCACGAGTGCCGGAATCGCGTAGCTGACGACGGGCAGTTGTAGGAACCGATACATGCTCTGTGGCAAGGCGGCCAGTTCAAAGGGGAGAGGTGAAACCTTGCCCCAAGACACCGTGCCCGCTAACGCACAGTTTGTCAGGATCGGTACCGCAAAGGTTTTGTCCCTGCCGTATCGTTTTTTGAGTCCTTTGATTCCGCCTTGAGCTTCCATGTATTGCTCGGCTCGATCAAGCAACCCATTCGTCTCTGCCGGAACTCCTGTCAAACGAAACGCCGCATGGGCCAGCATGCTCGTGGCAATATTGGAATGACTGAGGTCTGTGTCTCCCCAACCTCCGTCGCTATTCTGTTGCTGCGACAGCCAGCGAAGACCCCGTACGATCGATTCGCTGAGCGGGCCATCGGTCGGGTCGGCCGAGTCTTGTTCCCATCTTCGTTGCCGCTGCACAATCGACAGAGCGCTGATTGCCGTTGCGGTTGCCAACGCAGAGGATGCGAGTCGGCCCACCCAATGGGGGCCACTCCGCTCCGCAAGCAGTTCGCGGCGCAGTTGACGATTCGCTTCAAGCAGTCGGATTCGGTCGATCATAAAATGAACGCGGATCGAAGGCCAAAGTTTCAAGTGTGAGGGCGAGCTTTAATCGAGTTTTGCGCGGTTGTGGAAGGTGACGTTCATCACTGCTGAAAGGTTTCGTCTTTCTCCTGAACACAACCGCATCGCCCAACGGGTGCAAACTCTTAAGCCGATAAAATATTCAGGCGGTGGGAGGGAGTTAACCGTAGCAGTTTAAATGGCCCAAACGCGGCTGTCGAGATCTGAGTCGGCGGTTCCTGCCGAATCCCCCGCTCTGTGATATAATACGTTGCCGCAATTCAATGGCGGCTCGCGATGTTACCCCTGACGACAGACCGGTGAGTCTAGCGGTCAGGTAAATTAGCCGATTTTTGATGCTGTAACGTGTGGTCAAATATGTATTTAAGCTTGACAAAACGGTTGCTGTTCGAGACCGATAAACGTTTGCTCTGGAAACTAACGTGGAATATGGGCTTCAAGGGGATGAGGTCCGTACAAAAACATAAACGGCGGCTGAAACGGGGGCAATTTTTTCCCCCGTTCATCTACATTTCGATTATCAACAGTTGCAACTTGCGTTGTCAGGGCTGTTGGGTCGATGTGGCAGCCCCGCAACACAAGATCGAATTGGATGATTTGGATCGGTTGGTGACAGAGTCCAAGGCAATGGGGAATTCATTTTTTGGCATCTTGGGGGGAGAGCCGTTCATGCACCCGGAGATGTTGGAACTCTTCGAACGTCATCCGGATTGCTACTTCCAGGTGTTCACAAACGGGCACTTTATTTCTGAGGAAGTTGCGAAGCGCCTGCGACGTGTGGGAAACGTTACACCGCTGATTAGTGTTGAGGGAAACGAAATCGTCAGTGATGAGAGGCGAGGCCGTTTGAATGTGTTGAGCCAGACCATGCAAGGTTTGCAGCACTGTCTTGAAAACAAAGTAATGACCGGGGTCTGCACGAGTCTTTGCCAAACCAATTATGATCTGCTTACCGAAAAATGGGTTGATCGGCTGATCGAGATGGGAGTGATGTACACCTGGTTTCATATCTATCGACCGGTGGGACCCGATGCGGCCCCCGAGTTGTGCTTGACACCCGCTCAACAGGCCAAGGCACGGCAGTTCGTTGTCGATATGCGTGCCAAGAAGCCGATCATCATCATTGACGCCTACTACGATGGCGAAGGTCAAGCCTTGTGTCCTGCCGCAACTGGCTTCACGCATCACATCAGCCCTTGGGGTGATATCGAGCCATGTCCCGTGATCCAACTCGCAACGGAATCCATACACGAAAAGAGACCCTTACGTGAGACGTTCAACGAATCGGATTTCTTGCGAGACTTTCGGCAGACGGCTGCGGAGGCAACCCGAGGCTGCATCGTCCTAGAACGCCCGGACTTGTTAGAGGCTTTGGCGGAAAGACACGGAGCACGCGATACGACGGCCCGACAGACGGGGTTTGCCGAGCTTGGTGAAATGGAAACACGACCATCGCAATACGATCCTTCCTGTGAAATTCCGGAAAAGAGTTGGGCCTATCGCTTAGCAAAGCGATTCTGGTTTAACGATTATGGAGCTTACACGAAGCATTTTCGACGCGAAGATTGGAAGCCGACGCGTCCCGACATGGACGCCAGCGACGTTTAGCCAGCGACGTTTAGCCAGCGACGTTTAAGGAGCGGATTTTCTAAGGAATTGCCGATTCTGCAATGGGAAGCTTTGCCCAACTGTGACAGCGACCTTAATTTTTGGCCGTCGTTGTCCGATATAACCCAACGACGGTAAACTTTTCGTAATTGTCATCGCCGCCGCATTTGCCGCTAGCAGCGGCCTCTCACCAACAGCCCTGTGCGCTAGTTTTCCATGTCGAGTTTTCTGCGAGTTGTTCGATTGAGTTTGCGCTACCGTTTCACGGTGGTCGGGACCATTGTTTGCGCGCTGGCAGTGGGAGTCCTCTGGGGGGGGAACATCGGTGCTGTTTTCCCGTTCGTCGAAGTGGTTTTTCGCGGTCAGTCGCTGCAGGAATGGGTGGATGGTGAGGTTGAGAAGGCGGAGCAGAAAATCGAGCGAATGGATGCTCAGATTGCGGGAGTTGCCGGTGAACCTGAGCTTGATTCGAATCAGCGAAAGCGATTGGTTGCTCGCAGGCGGGCCGAGGTGGCCGCTTTGGAGGCGTATCGGCGTGCGCAGCCTTATATTTATCGCTATCTTCCCGAGCAACCGTTCACAACTTTGTTGCTTGTTATGATGCTCCTTTTTATTGGTACGTTGATAAAAGATGTCTTTCTTGCGTCGAGTACCGTGCTGACCGAACGCTTAGCTCAAGCGGGAACGATTCAGCTTCGCAAGCAATTGTTTAATCAGACTTTGCGGACGGAGTTACAGAGTTTTCAAAATAGGGATTCCAGTCAATTATTGAGTCGACTGACCTATGACCTGGAGCAAGTGACAATTGGTTTACGTATGCTATTTGGCCGCTCTATTCGCGAACCGCTGAAGATGCTGGCGTGTTTGATTGGTGCGGCCTTCATCTGCTGGCGGTTACTGTTGCTTTCGATGTTTTTGGCTCCACTGGCCGCTCTTTTGATTTCACTCCTGAACCGTGCGTTAAAACGAGCGAATGCCCGCGCGTTGGACGAAATGTCACAGATTTATTCCGTGCTTGGAGAAACCTTGCGGGGAATGAAAATTGTGAAGGCATACACGATGGAGAGAATTGAACGTCGGCGATTTGATGTGGTCTCGCGGCGATTCTTTCAGCGCGCCATGCGAGTGGCGATTTTTGACGCGATGGTACGTCCCACGATCGAAATGATGGGAATTGGAATCATTTGCGTGGCAATTCTCGGCGGTGCCTATTTGGTGTTAAATCAAGAGACTCATCTTCTGGGCCTTAAAATCAGCGAACGGCCGCTATCGATCAGTGCTGTAATGCTGTTTTTTGGTTTGCTGACGGGGGTCAGCGATCCGGCTCGAAAACTGTCGGGCGTGATTGGTAAGTTGCAACGCGCGGCAGCGGCGGCAGATCGTGTGTTTGAACTGATTGACCGCAGTTCGGAGTTACCTCGTGCTTCGCGACCCGTGGATACCGTGAAGCATCAACGAGAACTGCGGTTTGAGAACGTCAAGTTTGCTTACCGAGATGGTCCGCTGGTCTTGGACGAGGTCAGTTTGCGCGTGCAAGCAGGTGAGACGATTGCGTTTGTAGGGCCCAATGGGTGCGGCAAAAGTACGCTCGCTAATCTTGTGCTGCGTTTCTTCGATCCCGACTCTGGAGCTGTTTCTATTGATGGGGTGGATCTTCGGCAGATGCGATTGCGAGACTTACGGTCTCAGGTCGGACTCGTGACGCAAGAAGCTGTTCTGTTTAATGATACGGTGGAAGCAAATATTCGCCTGGGTCACCCGAATGCGAGTCGGGAGCAGGTCGTTCGGGCAGCTCAACAGGCACATGCTCACGATTTTATTGAGAATCAACTCGCCGATGGCTACCAAACGGTGGTTGGCGAAGGGGCGAGCCGCCTTTCGGGTGGACAGAAGCAACGTATCTCGCTAGCTCGCGCCATCTTGAGGGACCCCAAGATTCTGATTCTCGATGAGGCGACAAGCCAAGTAGATGTCGATAGCGAGCGGCAAATTCACGCCGCCCTGGCCGCGTTTATGCAGGGACGAACCTCTCTGATTATCACGCATCGGACGGGGATTCTGGAACTCGCGGACCGGATTATTGTGATGGAAGGTGGTCGGATTACCGACGACGGAACGTTGCCCGAGTTGATGGCTCGCAGTTCCGCTTTTCATCGTCTCTCGACGGATCATCGGGCCAAGAGTGCCTGATCGAATGTTGGACGAAAGCGAACTGCGCGGCCCTCTTTAGCGCGGAAATGGGCTTCCAGCTCTGCTGGCTCACGGCGGAATTTCCATCTGATTTGTTTGCTAATTCCAACGCTTGCTCCTAATGATCGCGTAAAGATTTACCGATCCGTTGATATGGAGAGGTTAATCGGTCTTGATTGATTCTATCAATGATAGCGTTTGAGCCATTTCAATCATGCTACTTTCACATTCCCATAACTTCCTGTTTGTTCATCTCGCCAAGACCGGTGGCACGAGTGTTCGTGCGGCTTTGTCGAGTCGAAGTTGGAGGGATCCGCTCCATTGGCCGACGTTTTTCTGCCATCGGGTCAGTGAGTTTTGTGGGCACCGATTGGGATGCAAGATTCCACGGCACGCACCAGCCCTGGTGGCCAAGGAACTATTGCCGCCAACTTTCTTCGACGAGCTTTTTAAGTTTAGTTTTGTGCGAAATCCTTGGGATCGTGTGGTAAGTGCCTACCACCACTTTGAACGGGAACGGCGTGACGTTTTGGCGGAGCAACGGATCCGTGACATTGCCCATTTCACCGATTGGTTGTTGGACGTTCCTTTAAACGAAACAAGTCGCGCGGGTTTAGTTGCCGCGTTGCGCCGCCCCCAGATTGAACACCTCGTCGATTTCCACGGGAATCTATTGGTGGATTTCGTGGGGCGTTACGAACATTTGCCTGAAGACTTCCAGTGGGTCGTGGAACAAGTCGCGTTTAAGGGTGTGAAATTGCCGCACAAGCGTCGGTCGCAGCGCCCCCGAGATTACCGACTAAGTTACACGGACCGAATGGCTGAGCAAGTTGCCGACCATTTTGCCCCCGACATCGCTGCATTTGAGTACAGTTTCGATCCTCCGGATTTGTTGGAGATCAATCGAAAAGACGCTGCTCACCGAATGAGAAATCATTCGGTGAATCCCTTCGTTTTGGGAAGGCATAAGCCTCAGGATGGGAAGTCGATAAAATGTTAAATCGCAATGCAATTTTCGTAAATGGGTTTTCGCGTGGCGGGACAACGATGTTGACCAATCTTCTGGCATCACATCCCACCGTTTGCCTGGTCGGCGAGACTCATCATGTTTTTAAAGGTCACAACATTACCGACAGTCGTTGGCGAGTGCTCAACAAGTGTTTGTATCATGATGCTCCGATCCTGATGCGACACGGGCAAAACTTTTTTAGCCCGCGCTTAGTCAAGCCTCGTAAATCGCTCTGCCGTTGGTCAGAAAATCGAATCGATCGGATTCTCTATCGGGAGAAGTTGAGGTCAAATCATCCACTCCTGAATCAATATAAGACGGCCAACCTGGAATATACGCGTGAAGAACTCATGGAGTCGCGATTGCTTTGCAAGAACATTGACGGCATGATTTATGTAAATGATGCCTTTTCACAGATGTATCCCGATGGCACCTATTTTGGTCTGGTTCGAAACGGATTCGCGGTTTGTGAAGGGCATGTGAGACGTGGACGCTCTGCTCAGGAGATTGGTTGGCGTTACAGAGTATTGGCTGAAAAAATGCTGTCCGATGCCGAACGTTTTGCTAATTATCACATGGTGCGTTTCGAAGATTTGGTTGCCGATCCGATGGAAACCGTGGCTGCCGCCTATGCCGCTGCGGGACTTGATGTGGACCGTCTGGACAAAGTTCGTATGCAAGTTCGTCGCGTCATGGATGCGAATGGCAATCACCAATTGGTCGGCGATTCAGAATGGGATGTTGTCTGGCTGACCTTCTCAGAGCTTGGTGGCTATTTCAAACAGGATGTCAATCTGAATCAAATTAAACGTTTGTCGGCTGTGGATCGTGACGCGTTTCTCGAAGAAGCGGGGGACGTGATGGAACGACTCGGGTACCCGTGTGAAGTGAGCGAGTCTCGTGGATACTGTGTTCCTGTTCTCCAGCGACAGGCCAAGCCATTGAAGGTCGCCGATGTGAGTCGCCGTGCTGCCTGACGAATTGTGATCTAATCAAGTTGAGGTGATTTGATGTTAGCCTTTGTCCACATCCGTAAGACCGGTGGAAGTACCGTCGATACGATACTACGTCAGTCCTTTGGTTTGCGGCATTTTCGACTTCGCTTAGGTCCACATCGGGCCGTTAATCCCATTGCCAGCGCAGGTGAGGTTCGTCGTTGTCAGTGGATCTACTGGCGGATGAAATGTCTTGCGGGGCATGGGATCGTGCCGCACAGTGATCTGCGAGAGTTGAGTGAATCGCTGCGGTATTTTACCTTCTTACGTGAACCGGTCACTCGTTGCGCATCGGATTATCAGTTTCGTGTCGATCGCGGTGGCCTGCGACAGCCATTCGAAGAATGGATTCATACGGAGTATGCTGCCAATCAACAGACGCTAAAAATTGGTGGGGAACGAAAGGCTGACAAAGCCATTGAAATGCTTCTCAAAGAGATTGGTTTTGTCGGTATACTCGAGCGGTTTGATGAATCTCTTGTGATGCTCAAGCAATGGGTGGATTTGCCGGAATTCGATATCCGGTATCGATCAAAGAACGTTGCCGCACGCTCTTCGATCAAGTCTCGCTTGCTGGCTGACCCGCAGACGTTGAGTTTGCTCCGCGAAGTCAATCAAGAAGATCTCAAACTATATCGATATGCGATGGAAGAAATCTATCCAAAAGCAGTAAGTCGGTTTTCTGGCGATTTGGAGAACGCTGTTTGCGATTTTCGCCGCACGAATCAACCCCGGCCAGTCTTGCCCCGACAGATCGGTAGCATCTTGGTCCGCGAAGGTGTCTACAAGCCGATCGCTACGATGTTGAGTAATCAATCCAACGCGACGGCGTTGCCATCGCGGGCCGCTTGACGGAAGCTGTCGTTGCAGAGAAGGTCGTACGAAAGCACCGATCGGGTGCCCACCCCAGGGCTTTTCTCGAGCCATGTTATCGGCAGTCTCAAGTCGCGTAATGTATTCACTGATGTGATGAATTACGTTGTTTTCATCGGGTTGCCCTGCAGCCGCATCGCTGTTGAACGCTCATTGAAACATGGGGGTTAGGCAGGAACTGAATCGCCTGCGATATGTACGTCCTGTGTTATGAGAGGAATCAGATTGAATGGTTGTTTAATAGCCAAAATCGTCAGCTGATTGAATAGGCGGGCGATTGATCTGCAGGTGCTTTCGGTGTGCCAAACTCGTCGCGCGCCGCTCGCTAAAAACTCGCCTGATGGGCGAAAAGAAACTGGGGATTTTTCGTGAGTAATTTGGAGCCGAACCGGTGCCTGCTGACTCGCTTGTGCCACACGTTGCAGGTTCTGATTTGAATCCTTTATCTTTTGCGAAATCCATTTGAGGCGATTGCTGCGATTCAGCAAGAAAAATCTCACTCGACATTGGGGAACGTTGACGGCGGCTCTTTCGAACGAGCAAAATACAACCGGGGCTTTGCGAGAGCATGCTGACAATCATCAAGACGGTCAGATTGGATGATCTGTTGACGAGGTCGGGCGATTGACGAGGCCGGGCGAGGTTGCGTTGCAATTTGCTTAATTTTGGGTCTGCCAACGGATCGCGGATACTTGAATACGTCTTCAGGCATACTCTGCAGCCTGCCTCAGCCGGCACAGTTTCAGGTTAAATGGCCAGCGGCGTTGGTTGACTTCGTGGTGAAACGAGCCGAAAAGTTTCCGGATCTCAACCGATATGAATATTCTCTGCAGAATCGTGGGGGTGTTGTGGCTACCTTTTCTCATGGCGAGAGCTCCCAACTGCCGTCGGTTGCCTGAGCCACCCATCCGATTGGCTGACTCGACTTTTTTAGAGCACATTTTTTGGGGCAAACCATCTGACGAACGCGCGTTACGGATAGCAAGTTGCTAAGATAGAAGGCCAATGGCGCAGCTGTCTGATGGATTGACTAGCATTGAAACTTGAATCCTATTCGAGGGCTGCCTTTTGGCAGGCCCACACTGAATCTATTTCGAATCGATGAGCGAGGGATTGATGTTACGCTTCAGAATTTTTGGTTTGTTGTTATGTGGATTAATGTTGGTGGGCTGTAGCAAGAACAGCGCCCAGCCGGAAGCAACGAAGACGATCGGTTACTCGGCCCTGACTC
This genomic window contains:
- a CDS encoding prenyltransferase/squalene oxidase repeat-containing protein, which encodes MIDRIRLLEANRQLRRELLAERSGPHWVGRLASSALATATAISALSIVQRQRRWEQDSADPTDGPLSESIVRGLRWLSQQQNSDGGWGDTDLSHSNIATSMLAHAAFRLTGVPAETNGLLDRAEQYMEAQGGIKGLKKRYGRDKTFAVPILTNCALAGTVSWGKVSPLPFELAALPQSMYRFLQLPVVSYAIPALVAIGQVRFHHRPPWNPISRITRNLALQPSLEVLERMQPESGGYLEAIPLTSFVVMSLAAAGKVQHPVVEKGVEFLLASAREDGSWPIDTNLSTWNTSLALNALGMQDFAEEKLDTCIDWLLSCQHLSPHPFTGAAPGGWGWSDLSGAVPDSDDTPGALLALRKVVDLDTTTDEKKQKIISAARAGIQWLLDLQNRDGGWPTFCRGWGKLPFDRSGSDLTAHALRALQAWHHLIEPSEWNQAVQRGLRFLGRKQLPDGTWTPLWFGNQDRTNDENPIYGTAKVLRGFTDLGKSDHPLAQKGRIGLLNLQNLDGGWGGGLRDLDSGESQLLSSIEETALAVEALLPEMHRDERVKKSVETGIAWLLEEVNANRHRQPSPIGFYFAKLWYYEDLYPLIFLVSTLGSAVRQMIPPADRKLTPAQLTH
- a CDS encoding radical SAM/SPASM domain-containing protein produces the protein MYLSLTKRLLFETDKRLLWKLTWNMGFKGMRSVQKHKRRLKRGQFFPPFIYISIINSCNLRCQGCWVDVAAPQHKIELDDLDRLVTESKAMGNSFFGILGGEPFMHPEMLELFERHPDCYFQVFTNGHFISEEVAKRLRRVGNVTPLISVEGNEIVSDERRGRLNVLSQTMQGLQHCLENKVMTGVCTSLCQTNYDLLTEKWVDRLIEMGVMYTWFHIYRPVGPDAAPELCLTPAQQAKARQFVVDMRAKKPIIIIDAYYDGEGQALCPAATGFTHHISPWGDIEPCPVIQLATESIHEKRPLRETFNESDFLRDFRQTAAEATRGCIVLERPDLLEALAERHGARDTTARQTGFAELGEMETRPSQYDPSCEIPEKSWAYRLAKRFWFNDYGAYTKHFRREDWKPTRPDMDASDV
- a CDS encoding ABC transporter ATP-binding protein; its protein translation is MSLRYRFTVVGTIVCALAVGVLWGGNIGAVFPFVEVVFRGQSLQEWVDGEVEKAEQKIERMDAQIAGVAGEPELDSNQRKRLVARRRAEVAALEAYRRAQPYIYRYLPEQPFTTLLLVMMLLFIGTLIKDVFLASSTVLTERLAQAGTIQLRKQLFNQTLRTELQSFQNRDSSQLLSRLTYDLEQVTIGLRMLFGRSIREPLKMLACLIGAAFICWRLLLLSMFLAPLAALLISLLNRALKRANARALDEMSQIYSVLGETLRGMKIVKAYTMERIERRRFDVVSRRFFQRAMRVAIFDAMVRPTIEMMGIGIICVAILGGAYLVLNQETHLLGLKISERPLSISAVMLFFGLLTGVSDPARKLSGVIGKLQRAAAAADRVFELIDRSSELPRASRPVDTVKHQRELRFENVKFAYRDGPLVLDEVSLRVQAGETIAFVGPNGCGKSTLANLVLRFFDPDSGAVSIDGVDLRQMRLRDLRSQVGLVTQEAVLFNDTVEANIRLGHPNASREQVVRAAQQAHAHDFIENQLADGYQTVVGEGASRLSGGQKQRISLARAILRDPKILILDEATSQVDVDSERQIHAALAAFMQGRTSLIITHRTGILELADRIIVMEGGRITDDGTLPELMARSSAFHRLSTDHRAKSA
- a CDS encoding sulfotransferase family 2 domain-containing protein, with protein sequence MLLSHSHNFLFVHLAKTGGTSVRAALSSRSWRDPLHWPTFFCHRVSEFCGHRLGCKIPRHAPALVAKELLPPTFFDELFKFSFVRNPWDRVVSAYHHFERERRDVLAEQRIRDIAHFTDWLLDVPLNETSRAGLVAALRRPQIEHLVDFHGNLLVDFVGRYEHLPEDFQWVVEQVAFKGVKLPHKRRSQRPRDYRLSYTDRMAEQVADHFAPDIAAFEYSFDPPDLLEINRKDAAHRMRNHSVNPFVLGRHKPQDGKSIKC
- a CDS encoding sulfotransferase translates to MLNRNAIFVNGFSRGGTTMLTNLLASHPTVCLVGETHHVFKGHNITDSRWRVLNKCLYHDAPILMRHGQNFFSPRLVKPRKSLCRWSENRIDRILYREKLRSNHPLLNQYKTANLEYTREELMESRLLCKNIDGMIYVNDAFSQMYPDGTYFGLVRNGFAVCEGHVRRGRSAQEIGWRYRVLAEKMLSDAERFANYHMVRFEDLVADPMETVAAAYAAAGLDVDRLDKVRMQVRRVMDANGNHQLVGDSEWDVVWLTFSELGGYFKQDVNLNQIKRLSAVDRDAFLEEAGDVMERLGYPCEVSESRGYCVPVLQRQAKPLKVADVSRRAA
- a CDS encoding sulfotransferase family 2 domain-containing protein, with product MLAFVHIRKTGGSTVDTILRQSFGLRHFRLRLGPHRAVNPIASAGEVRRCQWIYWRMKCLAGHGIVPHSDLRELSESLRYFTFLREPVTRCASDYQFRVDRGGLRQPFEEWIHTEYAANQQTLKIGGERKADKAIEMLLKEIGFVGILERFDESLVMLKQWVDLPEFDIRYRSKNVAARSSIKSRLLADPQTLSLLREVNQEDLKLYRYAMEEIYPKAVSRFSGDLENAVCDFRRTNQPRPVLPRQIGSILVREGVYKPIATMLSNQSNATALPSRAA